In a single window of the Lineus longissimus chromosome 4, tnLinLong1.2, whole genome shotgun sequence genome:
- the LOC135487181 gene encoding integumentary mucin C.1-like, producing the protein MHPSVPIILLVLFTVTTNASTCQPLSQPENGSIDNLATSVGSKVTYFCNKEFTLSGGDSARTCQSDGMWSGKAPICTQIQCPTPKPVQNSYLNSTDRNNVGSKLTYTCLNDGFTMTAGDKERVCQKTGTWSGVPPTCTPITCGKLDPPSNSYISYTNLHYAHSKASFKCRDGFGLRGPKMRECLPSGKWSGSSPMCLRVCANTIRVPKFGTVDRLSHGGLFAGDTVTYNCRFGYKLVGNAKQVCGNDGSWIGTPPICEPPTTTTISTATTSTTTTSTTTPTTTTTPTTTTSTTTTTPPSTTATPTTTTTTTPTTTTTTTPTTTTSTTTTTPPSTTATPTTTTSPNTTTSTTTAFNTTAITTKTTAPKDTARPPYSTTLTTKSTTRQRTRSTTIATVITPTSLTSRPSIPSKQTIASTQQADQVISIGGNPNSGAQHKDESPSNLPLIIGATVGGLLLVAIILTAIIVFTKRNQPPPPGAQKFENPDDADNNLKIDIGRQSVMFEKAKDDWRANPTYRDTDDIIDDEGVDIEYQDDNLYANATSFLKPDA; encoded by the exons ATGCATCCTTCTGTTCCTATTATATTGCTGGTACTTTTTACTGTAACCACCAATG CTTCCACTTGTCAGCCGCTTTCCCAGCCTGAGAATGGCTCCATCGACAACTTGGCAACGTCGGTCGGTTCGAAGGTCACTTATTTCTGTAATAAGGAGTTTACTCTGTCTGGCGGTGACAGTGCGAGGACATGCCAGTCGGATGGGATGTGGAGTGGAAAGGCACCAATTTGCACAC AAATCCAATGTCCCACACCGAAACCCGTCCAGAATTCCTACCTCAATTCAACAGACAGAAATAATGTTGGGAGCAAGTTGACGTACACATGCCTCAACGATGGCTTCACCATGACGGCCGGTGACAAGGAGAGAGTATGTCAGAAGACTGGGACGTGGAGTGGGGTTCCACCCACATGCACGC CAATAACGTGTGGAAAATTGGACCCGCCATCGAACAGCTACATCAGCTACACCAACCTGCACTATGCGCACAGCAAAGCTTCCTTCAAGTGTCGGGATGGATTTGGGCTTAGGGGTCCTAAGATGAGAGAATGTCTACCAAGTGGCAAGTGGAGTGGGTCATCACCAATGTGTCTCC GAGTGTGCGCTAACACGATCAGAGTCCCTAAGTTTGGAACTGTGGACCGGTTATCTCATGGGGGACTGTTCGCCGGTGATACCGTCACCTACAACTGCCGTTTTGGTTACAAGCTAGTCGGGAATGCAAAGCAAGTGTGCGGCAATGATGGGAGCTGGATTGGTACTCCACCAATCTGTGAAC CTCCCACGACAACAACCATATCAACCGCTACAACTTCAACCACTACAACTTCTACTACCACACCTACCACCACGACAACGCCTACCACTACCACCTCTACCACCACCACAACGCCTCCTTCCACCACGGCAACGCCAACCACAACCACCACGACAACGCCAACCACTACCACTACGACAACGCCAACCACTACCACCTCTACCACCACTACAACGCCTCCTTCCACCACGGCAACGCCAACCACTACCACCTCTCCCAACACTACAACGTCTACCACTACCGCCTTTAACACCACtgctatcactactaaaactacAGCGCCTAAAGACACAGCTAGACCACCATACTCTACCACCCTTACCACAAAATCTACCACTCGGCAAAGAACACGATCTACTACCATCGCCACTGTTATCACTCCGACCTCACTTACGTCGAGACCATCGATACCAAGCAAGCAGACGATAGCATCGACGCAACAAGCAGACCAAGTCATTTCCATCGGTGGCAACCCAAATTCTGGCGCACAACACAAAGATG AATCGCCTTCGAACTTGCCACTGATAATTGGAGCAACAGTCGGCGGCTTGCTTCTGGTTGCAATAATTCTTACTGCTATCATTGTCTTTACAAAAAG GAACCAGCCTCCACCTCCAGGCGCCCAGAAATTCGAAAATCCAGATGACGCTGATAACAATCTCAAGATAGACATTGGGCGACAATCCGTCATGTTTGAGAAAGCTAAAGACGACTGGCGCGCTAACCCCACTTATCGGGACACGGACGACATTATTGATGACGAAGGTGTTGATATTGAATATCAAGATGATAACCTGTATGCGAATGCGACATCTTTTCTGAAACCCGATGCGTAG